The genomic stretch GCGAAAACCTGTCGAAAAAGACCGGGACGATGGCAGGTGCCACCGTCCCGGGTCAGGGGTCAGGATCAGTTCGTGGGGATCAGGTTCAGCGAGTCCTGCAGCTCGGGGAGCTTGCGGATCTCTTCGAGGTGCGCCTTGTAGGCGGCTTCGGGCAGTTCGAAGGTGATCGCGTCCGGCGTCGCCGAGCAGGCGAAGTCCTTGTAGAACTCGCAGACATTGCCGTCGGTGACCATGTAGTGGGTCATCAGCACGGTATCCGGCACCTCCTTGCCGGCCAGCTCCATCAGGGCCAGCGGCACGAGGAAGTTGCCGTAGCGCTCGGGGAAGTAACCCACCGAAGCGACGAAGGCCGGCTCGTCGATCATCGTCTGGATCTCGTCCGCCCCCATGCCGACGACGATCAGGTCGGCCTCGCGGCCCGCCTGCTTGACGGCGCGCAGCATGCCGGCCGAGGCTTGGTCGTTGATCGCCGTCACCATGATCGGCACGCCCTCGGGAATCCGCCCGATGACGTTGTTCATCTGGGTGAAGCTCTCTTCGAGGGTGTTCTTGGTGTCGATCTTGATGATCTGCGCATCGGGGAACTCGCCGACCGCACCCTTGAAGCCGGCCACCTGGCCGTTGGTGCGCATGGCCGGCACGGCGCCCGACTGCGGCAACTCGCCGACCACCAGGAAACCGGTCTTCACCTTGTCGGCGCCGAACTTCTGGATCGCCGCCTGGCCGAGATAGGCGCCGCCCATGAAGCCCGATTTCGGGTTGTTGGCGCCGAAGAAGGTCGCGCCCGGCATCGGGATGTCGATGGCGATGACCTTGGTCTGCGCGTCATTCATCTTCTGCATGATGGTCGCGCCGAAATTCGCATCGGTCTGAAATTCGATGACGAAGTCGACATTGCGCTGCAGGAAGCTCTCGGCATTGGCCAGCGCCGTCGCACCGTCGAGGCGGTTGTCGACGACCTGCAGGTCGATGCCCGCGGCTTCGGCATTGGCGATGATGCCCTGCTCCACCTTCAGGCAGAACGACACGTCGCGCGCCAGATTGGCAAAACCGATGCTGAGCTTGCCGCCATTGCGCGGCGCATGGGCGGCAATCGCGTCGACCACCATGGCAGCGAGCTGCTCGGGGCTCACCATGTTGCCGTCGAAATTGGCCGGGTCGAAGCCGTGGAAATCCTCGGCAAGGGCAGCGCCCGACATAAGGGCCGCCGTCAGCCCGGCTATCGCCGCCAGGCGCAGACTCTTCAGTCGCATGTTTCTCTCTCCCATTTATTGGACAATTGGTCAGTCCAATTATCCAAGCTAATATCGCGTCCGATTTTCGGGCGCAAGCCGGTTCTGGCTATTTGGTCAGACCAATTATCGTTGACCGTTCCCTCCGCTTGACCGTAGGGCTAGCGAAAACGGGAGGTCCGAATGGCAGATCAGGCGTCCGCACCGCTGACGGTGCTGGCTTATGGCGATTCCAACACCTGGGGCGCCGTGCCCCAGCCTTTTCGCGGTGCCGGCGGCCGCTTCGGCGTCACCCAGCGTTGGCCCCGCATCATGCAGGCGGCGCTCGGCGCCGGCGTGAACGTTTTCGAAGAGGGGCTCAACGGCCGCACCACCTGCGTCGACGATCCGATCGAAGGCGAAATCCGAAATGGCGAGCGCTACCTGCCGGTGTCGCTGATCAGCCATATGCCGCTCGACCTGGTGATCATCATGCTGGGCACCAATGACCTGAAAGCTCGACTGTCGATGACCGCCGGCGACATCGCCGATGGCGCCGGCAAGCTCGCCGACCTGGTGCGCCGCTCCACCGCCGGCCCCGAAGGCCTCGCGCCCGAAGTGCTGCTGGTGTCGCCCGCCCCACTGGCGAGGCTCACCTGGCTCACCGAAATGTTCGAGGGCGGCAGCGCCAAATCGCAGAAATTCGTCACCGAATATGCCCGCGTCGCCAAGTCCTATGGCGTGCACTTTTTCAATGCCGGCACCGTCATCGCCTCCAGCGACGACGACGGCATCCACCTCGATGCCGGCGCGCATGAGACGCTCGGCCTGGCGCTGGCGGGGGAGGTAAGGCGGATACTCGAGGTTTAGCACCGGCCTCTCGGTGATCCTCCCCCGCGGGGCGGGGGAGGGGGACCGCCGAAGGCGGTGGAGGGGGCGGCAAGAGTCACCGGCTTGGACTCCCCCCTCCACCAGCTTCGCTGGTCCCCCTCCCCCGCCACGCGGGGGAGGATCACTGTGAGTCCGGTGGCTACCCAAGGCTCAACGCCTTCACCACCGACTCGTCCACCTCGATCCCAAGCCCTGGACGCGTCGGCGCATACGCCTGCCCGTCTCGCTGGCGGATCGGTTCGTCGACCAGGTCCGTCTGCACCACCACGGGGATCGGCTTGAACTCGAACAGCCGGGCATTGGGCGAGCAGAGCGACAGATGCAGGCTCGCCGCGCTGAGGATCGCCGTGCTCCAGGCATGAGCGTTGATGGCGATCCCGGCCGCGCCGCAGAGCGCGTCAATCTTGGAGAAGCCGGTCACTCCTTCGGCCCGCGACGGATCGACGCCCAGCACGTCGACCGTGCCGGTCTCGATCAGCCGCTGGTAGCCGGTCACCGTGAACTCACGCTCGCCGGTGCCGATCGGCAGCTCCGGCAGCGCCGCCTTCAGCGCACGGTAGTCGTCGATCCGCGTCGGATAGAATGGCTCCTCGATCCAGCCGATCTCGTACTCGGCCATTCGCCGGGCGGTGGCGATGCCGGTCTCGCGGTCCCATTTCACCCCATTTCCGACATCGACGATGATCTCGAAATCCGGCCTCAGCGCTTCCCGCAACTCGCGCACGAAGGCGACGTCGTTGTCCGGATCCTGCCCGATATCGGAAAGCCCGCGCTTGCCGAAGCCGAGCTTGGCGCCGCGATAGCCTTCCGCCTGGTAGCCGACGATTTCGTCGACGCACAGCGCCCGGGTCGCCTTGTTGACGTGGCTCGAGGAATAGGCCGGCAAACTCTCCCGTACCTTGCCGCCCAAGAGCTCGTAGAGCGGTTTGCCCTGGAGCTTGCCTTCGATATCCCACAGCGCCATGTCGAGTGCCGAATAGGCGAAGCACGCAATGCCACCCTCGCCATACCACCAGGCGTGCGCCCGCATCTTCTCCCATGCCGTCGTGATGCTGATCTCACCGGCATCCCTGAGGAGCGGTGCGAAGCCCGTATCGATCAGCGTCTTGGTTGCCCAGCAGGCCTCTGGCCACATGGCGATGCCCTCGCCCCAGCCGACCACGCCGTCCACGGTCTCGACCCTGACCAGCACCGTCTGGCGGAGGTTCCCGTGGTCGTTGGTGTCGGCATAGCGGATCACGTAGCTGGTGATCTGGCCCACGTGCATGCGGCATCCTCCCTGAGCGCTTTCAGGAAAAGTTGCAGACTTTTCCGGTTCGAAAGCGCGACAAATCAAACCTGTGGCCCGTTGCTCGAGCTCGGCATTGTCTGGCGTTGACTAGCACCGGGGGCGCTGCTAGGTCAAGAAGTGGTCAGACCACTTGGCCATCTACTACAACACGGCCAAAGATGCCGCGGACGTAAGGGGGAGCGAAACAGTGCCGATCAGCGACCTCAGCGGCGAAGCGCCGTTGCGCCGTTCCGGCCTGACCGAGATGCTGGTGGCGCGCCTGCTCGGCCTCGTCAGCACCGGCAATCTGAGGCCGGGCGACCAGTTGCCGCCCGAGCGCAAGCTCGCCGAGACCTTCGAGGTCTCGCGTCCGACGCTGCGCGAAGCGCTGCGCGCTCTCGCCGTGCTGGGGGTCATCGAGGTGCGGCATGGCGGCGGCGTGTTCGTCTCGCAGCTCGAAGCCTCAGACCTCCTCGCGCCGCTGACCTTCTTCCTCACCCTGCGCGCCGCCGAAGTCGAAAAGCTATATGAGGCGCGCCGGCTGATCGAAGGCGAGATCGCCGCTCTTGCGGCCACCCATGGCGAGGCCGCTGGCTTCGACGAACTGGACACACTCATCGCGGCGCAGGAAGAGGCCAAGCTGGAGCCGGCGCGCTATAGCGATGTCGATACCGCCTTCCATCGCCGGCTGGGCGAGCTTTCCGGCAATGAATTCCTGTCGCGCGCCGCCCAGAGCCTCAATGTGCTCGGCCAGGAATTCAGAAAGACCGCTTCGGAAACGCCCAACGTCATCTCCACATCGATTGCCGACCATCGCATCATTGTCGAAGCGATCCGGCGGCGCGATGCTGCCGCGGCACGGCAGGCGATGATCACCCACATGGACCACGTGCTGCAATCCACCGAGGCTGCGATGAAGGCAAAGAACGAATGACCGAAAGACGCTGGGGGCTCGACAAGGTCACCGAGGCCAACATCCTCGCGGGTGGCTTTTCCACTCCGTGGGATGCGCCGTTCATCCCGCCCTTCCCCTTCACTTTCCGCAATGCCGAAGTGCTGACGGTGTTCTGGCGCACCGACCCCAAGGCGATGCAGTTCCTCGCCCCGCCGCCGGTCGAAGCCACCGGCGACGTGGTCTGCGTGCACATCTACAAGATGAACGACACCAGTTGGATCGGGCCCTATCACGAAGCCAACGTGATGTTCGGCGCCAAGCTGCCGAACGGCCGCTCCGGCGCCTATTCGCCTTACCTGTTCCTCGCCTCCGACGGCGGCGTGGCCCATGGCCGCGAGGTGCATGGCCAGCCCAAGAAGCTCGCCAACCCGTTCCTCGAGTTCCGTGGCGACCTGATGGTCGGCGGCGTCGAGCGCAACGGCATCGACGTCATCACCGTTACCACGCCCTACAAGCAGCAGCCGGTCGATCCTGCGCTGATGCGGGCGCATTTCGACTACGGCACCAACCTCAATCTGAAGGCGGTCAACCACATCGACGGCACCCCGGCGATCCGCCAGATCACCTCGCGCAAGCTCACAGACGTCAAGGTACATGAGTGCTGGCGCGGGCCGGCGACGGTGGAGCTCAGGCCCAATGCCCAGGCGCCGGTGTTCCGCCTGCCGGTGGTCGAGCCGCTCGAGGCCTTCTACTGGCGCGCCGACTTCACCCTCGTCACCGGCGAGATCATCCACGACTATCTGGCCAAGAGCGCATAAGCGCCCGGAGTGCTTTCAGGAAAAGTCGCAGACTTTTCCGGTTCGACAGCGCGACAAAAGAGATTTTCATCGGGAGGACAGTTTGAGCGATAAGGTCAATATCGGCGTCATCGGCGCCGGCTGGTGGGCGACCCTCAGCCACATCCCCGCTTTGCGCGCCAACCCCAATGTCGAAATCGTCGCGGTGAACCGCCCCGATGCCGAGGGCATGGAGAAGGTGGTCGCGAGCTTTCCCGGCGTAAGACCCTATTTCGACGCGGCGGACATGCTGGAGAAAGAGACCCTGCACGGCGTGGTCGTCGCCTCGCCGCACATTCTCCACGCCGAGCACGGGCAACTGGCGCTGTCGCGCGGCCTGCCGACACTGATCGAAAAGCCGATGGCGACCAGCGCCGCCGATGCCCGCGCCCTCCTCGCCACCGCCAACGCGAATAACACGCAGATCATCCTCCCCTATGGCTGGAATTTTAGGCCCATCGTCGAGACCGCCCATCAGCTGGTCAAGGACGGCTGGGTCGGCGAAGTGCGGCACATCGTGGCGCAGATGGCCTCGGCGCTGGCCGATCTGTTCGGGGGCGAGCCGATGGTCGAAACCAAAGACCACCTGTTCCGTCCACCCGTTTCCACCTGGGCCGATCCCAAGAAATCCGGCGGCTACGGCTGGGGCCAGCTGACCCACGGGCTCGGCGCGCTGTTCCGCATCGTCGATCTCGACCCGGCCAAGGTGTTTGCGAGAACCGGCCTCTCCCCCGCAGGCGTCGATTTCTACGACGCCGCCGTGGTCGAGTTCGCCAATGGCGCGACCATGGCGCTGTCGGGTTCCGCCACGGTGCCCAAGTCGCGCGGCTACCAGATCGATATCCGCATCTTCGGCACCGAGGGGATGATGCTGTTCGACATCGAGCGGGCCCGCGTCGAAGTGATCCGCCACGACGGCAAAACCCACATCGCCGATCTCGGCCCCGATGCCGGCGCCTACGAGCAGGTGGCGCCGATTACCCTCCTGGTCGATCTGGCGCGCGGCCGCAACGTGCCGAACCCCGCCGATGGCGTGGTCGGGATGCGCTCGAGTGTGCTGCTCGACGCCATGTACCGCTCGGCGCGATCGGGGCGCATGGAGGACGTACTGTGAAGCTCAGCGTCACCAGCTGGTCCTTCCCCGAACTGACGCTCGACGAAGTCGGCGGCCTCGCCAGGGTGCTCGGCCTCGACGGACTGGATGTCGGCTATTTCTACCGCTCCGCTCTCGACCGTGCGCGGTTGCTGGCCACCCCCGAGACCTATGCCGACGAGCTGCGGAGGCGCCTGCCGCTGCCGGTCGCCAACCTCTACCACCTGTTCGGCAATGGCGTCGCCGACCGCAACCTCGCCGACCCGGACAGCCGCGCTGCCAATACTGCCGACTTCACCGCGGTGCTGAAATTCTGCGCCGCCATCGGCGCGCCCACCGTGTTCATCCTCCCCGGTGTCATCAACGGTGCCCAGAGCCGTGCCCAGGCGCTCGCTGAAACCGTCGAGTCGCTGCAGCCGCTGCTCGATCTGGCGGCCGGCACCGGCGTGGCCGTCTGCGTCGAGCCGCATATCCACTCCTATCTCGAAAGCCCCGCCCTCGCCGCCGAACTCTGCGAGCGCGCACCAGGCGTGAAGCTGGCGCTCGACTACGCGCACTTCGCCGTCGCCGGTTACCGGCAGGACGAAATCGACCCGCTCGCCCGCTGGGCCGGCCATGTGCACCTGCGGCAAGCTCGCCCCGGCGCCCTGCAAACCAAGCTCGACCAGGGAACGCTCAACTTCCCGGCGCTGTTCGCCACGCTGCGCGATGCCGGCTACGACGGATGGCTAGCTGCCGAAGTCGTCCACCAGGGCTATTTCGATACGCTGCACGACGACGTGCTGACCGAGACCGTGAAACTGCGCGACCTGTTCCGCGCCTGGAGTGCCCTGTGAGTACTGGAGCCATCATCGTCACCGGCGGAGGCGGCGGCATCGGTCGCGCCATCGCCAAGCGCCTCCATGCCGACGGCCACAGAGTGGTGATTGCCGACCGCGACCGAGCGGTAGCCGAAAGCGCCGCAAGCGCCATCGGCTGCGAGTTCGAGCTGATCGACATCGGCGACGAAGCCTCGGTGGTAGCCGGCGTCAAGGCCGTCGCCGCCCGTCATGGCGGGCTGTTCGGCGTCGTCAACAATGCCGGCATCCACATGCAGGCACTGGTGGTCGAAACCGCCGTCGAGGACTGGGACCGGATCTTTTCGGTCAACACCCGCGGCACCTTCCTGATGTCGCGCGAGGCGGCGCGGATCATGGCTGCGCAGCAGAGCGGCCAGATCGTCAACATCATCACCAAG from Devosia sp. A16 encodes the following:
- a CDS encoding sugar ABC transporter substrate-binding protein, encoding MRLKSLRLAAIAGLTAALMSGAALAEDFHGFDPANFDGNMVSPEQLAAMVVDAIAAHAPRNGGKLSIGFANLARDVSFCLKVEQGIIANAEAAGIDLQVVDNRLDGATALANAESFLQRNVDFVIEFQTDANFGATIMQKMNDAQTKVIAIDIPMPGATFFGANNPKSGFMGGAYLGQAAIQKFGADKVKTGFLVVGELPQSGAVPAMRTNGQVAGFKGAVGEFPDAQIIKIDTKNTLEESFTQMNNVIGRIPEGVPIMVTAINDQASAGMLRAVKQAGREADLIVVGMGADEIQTMIDEPAFVASVGYFPERYGNFLVPLALMELAGKEVPDTVLMTHYMVTDGNVCEFYKDFACSATPDAITFELPEAAYKAHLEEIRKLPELQDSLNLIPTN
- a CDS encoding SGNH/GDSL hydrolase family protein — its product is MADQASAPLTVLAYGDSNTWGAVPQPFRGAGGRFGVTQRWPRIMQAALGAGVNVFEEGLNGRTTCVDDPIEGEIRNGERYLPVSLISHMPLDLVIIMLGTNDLKARLSMTAGDIADGAGKLADLVRRSTAGPEGLAPEVLLVSPAPLARLTWLTEMFEGGSAKSQKFVTEYARVAKSYGVHFFNAGTVIASSDDDGIHLDAGAHETLGLALAGEVRRILEV
- a CDS encoding mandelate racemase/muconate lactonizing enzyme family protein, yielding MHVGQITSYVIRYADTNDHGNLRQTVLVRVETVDGVVGWGEGIAMWPEACWATKTLIDTGFAPLLRDAGEISITTAWEKMRAHAWWYGEGGIACFAYSALDMALWDIEGKLQGKPLYELLGGKVRESLPAYSSSHVNKATRALCVDEIVGYQAEGYRGAKLGFGKRGLSDIGQDPDNDVAFVRELREALRPDFEIIVDVGNGVKWDRETGIATARRMAEYEIGWIEEPFYPTRIDDYRALKAALPELPIGTGEREFTVTGYQRLIETGTVDVLGVDPSRAEGVTGFSKIDALCGAAGIAINAHAWSTAILSAASLHLSLCSPNARLFEFKPIPVVVQTDLVDEPIRQRDGQAYAPTRPGLGIEVDESVVKALSLG
- a CDS encoding FadR/GntR family transcriptional regulator, which produces MPISDLSGEAPLRRSGLTEMLVARLLGLVSTGNLRPGDQLPPERKLAETFEVSRPTLREALRALAVLGVIEVRHGGGVFVSQLEASDLLAPLTFFLTLRAAEVEKLYEARRLIEGEIAALAATHGEAAGFDELDTLIAAQEEAKLEPARYSDVDTAFHRRLGELSGNEFLSRAAQSLNVLGQEFRKTASETPNVISTSIADHRIIVEAIRRRDAAAARQAMITHMDHVLQSTEAAMKAKNE
- a CDS encoding acetoacetate decarboxylase, yielding MTERRWGLDKVTEANILAGGFSTPWDAPFIPPFPFTFRNAEVLTVFWRTDPKAMQFLAPPPVEATGDVVCVHIYKMNDTSWIGPYHEANVMFGAKLPNGRSGAYSPYLFLASDGGVAHGREVHGQPKKLANPFLEFRGDLMVGGVERNGIDVITVTTPYKQQPVDPALMRAHFDYGTNLNLKAVNHIDGTPAIRQITSRKLTDVKVHECWRGPATVELRPNAQAPVFRLPVVEPLEAFYWRADFTLVTGEIIHDYLAKSA
- a CDS encoding Gfo/Idh/MocA family protein; the encoded protein is MSDKVNIGVIGAGWWATLSHIPALRANPNVEIVAVNRPDAEGMEKVVASFPGVRPYFDAADMLEKETLHGVVVASPHILHAEHGQLALSRGLPTLIEKPMATSAADARALLATANANNTQIILPYGWNFRPIVETAHQLVKDGWVGEVRHIVAQMASALADLFGGEPMVETKDHLFRPPVSTWADPKKSGGYGWGQLTHGLGALFRIVDLDPAKVFARTGLSPAGVDFYDAAVVEFANGATMALSGSATVPKSRGYQIDIRIFGTEGMMLFDIERARVEVIRHDGKTHIADLGPDAGAYEQVAPITLLVDLARGRNVPNPADGVVGMRSSVLLDAMYRSARSGRMEDVL
- a CDS encoding sugar phosphate isomerase/epimerase family protein; its protein translation is MKLSVTSWSFPELTLDEVGGLARVLGLDGLDVGYFYRSALDRARLLATPETYADELRRRLPLPVANLYHLFGNGVADRNLADPDSRAANTADFTAVLKFCAAIGAPTVFILPGVINGAQSRAQALAETVESLQPLLDLAAGTGVAVCVEPHIHSYLESPALAAELCERAPGVKLALDYAHFAVAGYRQDEIDPLARWAGHVHLRQARPGALQTKLDQGTLNFPALFATLRDAGYDGWLAAEVVHQGYFDTLHDDVLTETVKLRDLFRAWSAL
- a CDS encoding SDR family NAD(P)-dependent oxidoreductase codes for the protein MSTGAIIVTGGGGGIGRAIAKRLHADGHRVVIADRDRAVAESAASAIGCEFELIDIGDEASVVAGVKAVAARHGGLFGVVNNAGIHMQALVVETAVEDWDRIFSVNTRGTFLMSREAARIMAAQQSGQIVNIITKLGFGNPFSSAYLSSKNAIWGLTQCLAIEMASSGVRVNAIAPGHVGPGTGMEKAFRAKAEKLGKSWEDFEADVVATIPLHRWCTPEDVAGGVSWLMGPDTSFVTGELINITGGFQAYASTPSADAVRAAAERGPTK